CAACTCCATTGTAGGATGTATAATTTGTTCATATTTTCTTTCACAAAACTTAGAAAAATCACAGTCTGGATTCCTACTCAATATCTCCATCGGAACACCTGACACATGCTCAAGCAACTCCTTCATACAACTATTATCCCCTTTACCCAACCCATCGCCATTACAAAAACCCTCACTTCCCTCCAACCCAAAATCCCTTGAATCAAAACCTCGGAACATAGCCAAACAAACATAAGACAAAAACGCAAACTTATTATGCTCTTTTTTCGCATACTCCACATCAGAATAAACCGAATTTGCAGCTAAATCCAAATCCCACCCAGCTTTCCTCAtcaaaccaatcaaaatcttacCAAACCTTCTCAACAACTTATCCACATCAGCCAACATTGACTCGAAAACCCGAACAGTCAACAGAAGATCGGTACCACCAGACTTATTAACCTTCAAATAATTCGACAACCTTTTCGACCACTTAAAATTACACATTTCAACCTCACTCAACTTCTTTCTACAAACCAAAACCTCATCATCTTTAACATCAATATCAAACTGCAATCGATTAACCATCGTCTCCAACGCCCTTAACTTACTCTGATTCTCCTGAACTTGAGCTTCCAAACAAGACCCAACTAACAAAttcacatcaaaatcaaaatcagggTTCAATCTAGACTCCTTATACAAATTTCTCACCTCATACAGCTTCTTCAACTGCAAGATCAAAGCTTTATCAGCAACCCTCACAGCTTCTTCATCAAACGGCACATGGGCAGTCTGCAATTGCAAATAAGAAGCCTCAAACGACGACGTAATGGCAAAAAGAGACGAAATTAGGGTTTCCGCGAATTGAGTATTGATGGGTTGGATTGAATTCGGGGAAGAACATGtccgggtcgggtcgggtttgaCAACAACAACTTTCTGGTCAATTGTGAACTCCTGGGAGTCGAGGAGAGTGAAATTTGGTTCAGTATCTGAAATGGGCTCCTCTTCCTCGGCGAAAAATTCGACGGTTTTGGCCTTAAATGCGAgtgcaaatttttgaaaatattcagaGATTTGGGGCTGTTTTGAAGATGCATCCATTTCTGTCATCTGAAAAGAGCTGCAAATTAATCAGAGtatatacatttttaatatGCAAAATGTGTGTGTGAATTGATGTGCTGTAAAGAGAGAAAGTGTGTGTTTAGACTATAGAGTGGAGGAGGTGCTAGTGGTGCTTTGGAAGACTTTCAAGGAAGGTATGTGTGTTTCAAGTGAAAGTTGAGAATTTCatctaatttttttctaaatttgtgTATGTTAAGATATTAtggttaaatatattaatatattatttcaaaaatattttaatattattgcattggtttaatttaattaatttattcatttacatgaagaaaagaataatgaatatcaaatatttaaaattctaatcgCTAAGTATCGATACTAAAATGAGAAGTATAACTATAGTAGTTTCCGAATCGATTCAAGTACTCGACATAATTGTttattacttatatataattaaatatgattttagatattatattttaatttatttgatctATTCATTTGTGTGATTAATGATTTGGACACCAGGTATTTAATACTctactaattatttttaaataataacacGTGTCAACACAGAAATATGACAGGTTCAATTATGGGTGCCGTTGGTTTCTCAAATTTTGGGAACAACAATGTTGTTATTTTTACTCtgaccatttgacttttggGCACTTCACCTAACGGTAAAGAACTAAAGCCCAAATAATGAAAGcctaaaaaatactccctccgtccccctgagttgtatacatcgggggacggggacgcggcacggactttaatgctcctgtaaagtgtagttgtgtaatttatttttaaaattttctttttctgaattaaagtttggatgttatatttttattcagaaaaagaaaatctcaaaaataagttacggaactatattttataagagtattgaaatgtgtgtcgagcatttgaaaagaaacgtatacaattaaatgggacagtgGGAGTAAAAATATGATCGCGGCGTGACTGAAACACGTGCTTGATCCCTGTTCTCGTGGAATCAAACCAAACGAAATTTTTCATcgattgtttatttttattccaATACTTTTGCAAGTAAATAATAATGTAACAAGTGTTCCAAGTTCCAACACACAGACACCAAGAAATTAGGGTTTGGCAATCATGGCGGAGGTAGGCGGCGATGGCAGCAGTGATTTGTACCATTCAATTCCACGCGGTGGGCCGCTCTATCTCTCCAATCTCGTTGGCTCTCTCACTAACCTTCCATCCTTCAGAAATCACCTCCTCTCTCAACCCCAGGTAGTACTATTTTTCACTCTTCTATCCGTCACGGTTTCATATTACGTGTCCACTTTTGATAATATTACAAAAAGTTAACTTCTACGAAAAACTTTCATTTATGATCATATTTATGCACTGCACTACATTAAAAGTCGAAGTGGACAACTATTTTGAAACAATTTCTTCTTCTTAAAAGGGGACGTCTAATATGAAACGGAGGTGGTaccaattaatatatattgtatgtaTGTTATGCAATTCTTTATTGTTAAGAGTATTGGTTATTACATGGGTTCTTGTGGTGTTATGAAAATCCTGAATTAGGTTTGTTTTGATATGCGGAATACAGGGAAAAATTTAAATGGCTTAGAATTCTTTTAGGATGAGGGAGGGAACGGGGGAATGAGATTTTGATGCTGAGTTTCTGGGATGAGAgtaactatataattaaaagcgAAAATGATGGAACAACAGTAGGCCAGATAGAAATTAAAAGATGCGAGTAAAATTATTGAATTGAAACAGATATCCAGAAAAAAAAGCACGGAGAAAAGATTAAACACAGTATTCCCTCTCCAGGTGTCCTTCAGGTATTGGCTAAATATTCATCCCTTCCAGAGGACATCATTTGGAGATTAGCTAAGTGAACGACATCTATCTATTTAACTTATCTTACTTCCAAATTTATGAACCCGTCTGTTAATTGAATGAATTAATGGTAACCCATTGGCTGCTCAGTGTTATTAAACGTGATATGCGCACATAAGCGCAAAGTCCTCCCGATCATAAGTGCAATGCGAAATGTGTAGATTCATTGAAgacaattaaatatacatatataaatgatatagAAGTAGAATATTGTTAATTTATAGATAAGAAGACATTTAACTGATAAAGCAACCAAATTCATCATCATTAAGATCCAAAGTAGAACAGATAAGTTAGAGTAAAAACAATTCCAAAGTTAGTCTATTCTTCTTCTTCGTGATCAATATTCACAAAATCGTGATCTTCACTAATATGATTAGCATCCTAAACAATgtcttcttcatcatcctcaagtcatatgtgtatatataacaattgtatgtatataaataagtgTATTCAAGATATGTGTATCTTATATATGTACTCCTATGTATCTATATGCAGAAGATGAGTTTAATCTTTGTCTGTTCGATATCTCTCGTTCTTGTATGTATACTTGGTTTGAATCTATTAGTGTCAGTTGCCATAAAGTCTgcaggattttttttaatacctaTTTCCCTTAAAAATGACTCATTTCGACAAAAGCGCACTTAACTTGCGCTTTTAAACATGACCTATTGGCTGCTTACATTGAGACGGAGTATATATTGGTATGTATTGAAGCGAATAATTGCCTATGAAATTTACAGATAATTACCTACAGAATTGGACAAACTTAAGTCCTTCACTGTGTATTTGCATTCTTTCAGACTGAACTGGTCGTTAGGGTTTTAGAAGTTTACCACATTAGTTTTGGGCATTAGGGGTACATGACTCGTCAAACACGAGGACCTATAG
This genomic window from Daucus carota subsp. sativus chromosome 7, DH1 v3.0, whole genome shotgun sequence contains:
- the LOC108194841 gene encoding protein GRAVITROPIC IN THE LIGHT 1 — its product is MDASSKQPQISEYFQKFALAFKAKTVEFFAEEEEPISDTEPNFTLLDSQEFTIDQKVVVVKPDPTRTCSSPNSIQPINTQFAETLISSLFAITSSFEASYLQLQTAHVPFDEEAVRVADKALILQLKKLYEVRNLYKESRLNPDFDFDVNLLVGSCLEAQVQENQSKLRALETMVNRLQFDIDVKDDEVLVCRKKLSEVEMCNFKWSKRLSNYLKVNKSGGTDLLLTVRVFESMLADVDKLLRRFGKILIGLMRKAGWDLDLAANSVYSDVEYAKKEHNKFAFLSYVCLAMFRGFDSRDFGLEGSEGFCNGDGLGKGDNSCMKELLEHVSGVPMEILSRNPDCDFSKFCERKYEQIIHPTMELSIFRNFDHQEVVIESWKSLKVFYESFVKMASSVWLLHKLAHSFSPKVEIFQLERGVDYSLVYMEDILKRNVLPGKSRAKVGLTVLPGFRIARTIIQSQVYLTAL